In the genome of Plasmodium yoelii strain 17X genome assembly, chromosome: 14, one region contains:
- a CDS encoding mitochondrial ribosomal protein S15 precursor, putative: MNFVRKTFGRTNFSHFKNNEVGFLKNTKRYESRVKAHRYTGITAIKTHAQKTEWYLKAERDFLAERNQIPNGYIGLWQYDDIKHLKENIINMLHLNCANNKQIHKFKKLSIRRLLQRRPFDTGSAPVQIGCLTEKILNLRAHLIQRCKDHPKKKTMSILLARRQKLMKYLYKTDFELYKHTCNLLKIKCILFAIPDSRDRSKAINAAAVDGDRCKFLIRQKLWKGKYRPRPLKNSKGQTVRYTRHPIEQPPSDYALPKEYKPQISNSWPYGVKESYQKGVYTIYNPTAPGLGHCPVPMLF; encoded by the coding sequence ATGAATTTTGTTCGCAAAACATTCGGTAGAACtaatttttcacattttaaaaacaatgaAGTGggatttttgaaaaataccAAAAGGTATGAGTCAAGAGTTAAAGCTCATAGATATACTGGTATAACAGCAATAAAAACACATGCTCAAAAAACTGAATGGTATTTAAAAGCGGAAAGAGATTTTTTAGCTGAACGAAATCAAATACCAAATGGTTATATTGGATTATGGCAATATGATGATATAAAACACCTGaaggaaaatataataaatatgctaCATTTAAATTGTGCTAACAATAAAcaaatacataaatttaaaaagttAAGCATAAGAAGATTATTACAAAGAAGACCGTTTGATACGGGTAGTGCACCTGTTCAAATTGGATGTTTAACTGAAAAAATCTTAAATTTAAGAGCACATTTAATACAACGATGTAAAGATcatccaaaaaaaaaaaccatGTCTATACTATTAGCTAGACGgcaaaaattaatgaaatatttatataaaaccgattttgaattatataaacatacttgtaatttattaaaaattaaatgcattCTATTTGCCATTCCTGATTCCAGAGACAGATCAAAAGCAATTAATGCCGCTGCTGTTGATGGTGATAGATGTAAATTTTTGATCAGACAAAAATTGTGGAAAGGAAAATATAGGCCTAGGCCATTAAAAAACTCGAAAGGCCAAACAGTAAGATATACAAGGCACCCAATAGAACAACCACCTTCTGATTATGCATTACCAAAAGAATATAAACCCCAAATTTCTAATTCATGGCCATATGGAGTAAAAGAAAGTTATCAAAAAGGGGTTTATACTATTTATAACCCAACTGCCCCTGGATTGGGACATTGTCCTGTTCCTATGCTTTTTTGA
- a CDS encoding protein ISD11, putative, which produces MKMNQVKKIKLLYRQILNEASKFENISYNVYFTNKAKESFREFFSNTNYDSEQLKVFENEYNDYLNMLKRQTVIHNLYHVDKPLVSK; this is translated from the exons atgaaaatgaaccaagtaaaaaaaataaagcttTTGTATCGTCAAATATTGAACGAAGCATCCAAATTTGAAAACATAAGCTATAACGTTTACTTTACTAATAAG GCTAAGGAAAGCTTCAGAGaattttttagtaatacaaaTTATGATAGTGAACAATTAAAAGTTtttgaaaatgaatataatgatTATCTCAATATGCTAAAGAGACAGACGGTAATACACAACTTATATCACGTCGACAAACCATTGGtctcaaaataa
- a CDS encoding alternative splicing regulator, putative has translation MVESLNVSATDVIRLILQYLKENNLIRSFYVLQEESNVKLNATSNIDILIRDINKGDWKNVLFNISTIDLSDDTLMHIYEQLICELIEYKEKELAESIMNECIIFKRMEKKYSYKYKKLVEILNSANSGNSVGKNILYDGMTKDEKRNNLCMMINNEISSCAPSRLLALIGMALKWQNEHNIIKNKNGEFDIFRNVEKSEIKTIDVYPEKILKSINFGNDSNVECCISSYQKDYLITGTSDGFIEIWNWYTGKLNMDLEYQKENKIMTHDNAIVSLCISKDDEILLSGDSNGVIKIWRIKTGSCLRQINAHTNAITSMQFNTDQTQILTCSYDNTVKIHGLKSLNCLKEFTNHSSLVHSAIYTLDNSKVICGTDEGKIFIYNHKNCECINSFYVYYNINETIIYPAVINIILITKTLDELILVCSKSPYCYIMNLKGKIIKTYTNITDNDMDSENYVNFVYACFSPNYKYVYCLGENQYLYCFDYITTKLETQIKLHEKDAIGIMHNQTQNFMASWALDGSLNIIQ, from the coding sequence ATGGTGGAGTCGTTAAATGTGTCAGCTACCGATGTAATTAGACTAATATTGCAATACTTGAAGGAAAACAATTTGATAAGATcattttatgtattacaaGAAGAAAGCAAtgtaaaattaaatgcaacaAGCAATATTGATATTTTAATAAGGGATATTAATAAAGGGGATTggaaaaatgtattatttaatataagtACTATAGACTTATCTGATGATACattaatgcatatatatgaacaattAATATGTGAATTAATtgaatataaagaaaaagaattAGCAGAAAGTATAATGAAtgaatgtataatatttaaaaggaTGGAAAAAAAgtattcatataaatataaaaaactaGTAGAAATATTGAACAGTGCTAATAGTGGTAACAGTGTAGGGAAAAATATACTATATGATGGTATGacaaaagatgaaaaaagaaataatttatgtatgatgataaataatgaaatatcaTCATGTGCACCATCAAGATTACTAGCTTTAATAGGTATGGCATTAAAATGGCAAAATGaacataatattattaaaaataaaaatggtgaaTTCGATATATTTAGAAATGTCGAAAAAAGTGAAATAAAAACTATTGATGTATATcctgaaaaaatattaaaaagtaTAAATTTTGGTAATGATTCAAATGTCGAATGTTGTATTTCTTCATACCAAAAGGATTATTTAATTACTGGAACATCAGATGGGTTTATAGAGATTTGGAATTGGTATACTGGAAAATTAAATATGGATTTAGAATatcaaaaagaaaataaaattatgacaCATGATAATGCAATTGTTAGTTTGTGTATAAGTAAAGAcgatgaaatattattaagtGGTGATTCTAATGGGGTTATTAAAATATGGAGGATAAAAACAGGTTCATGTTTAAGACAAATTAACGCACATACGAATGCAATTACATCTATGCAATTTAATACTGATCAAACACAAATATTAACATGTTCATATGATAATACAGTTAAAATACATGGATTAAAATCATTAAATTGTTTAAAAGAGTTTACAAATCACTCATCACTTGTTCATTCAGCTATTTATACATTAGATAATTCAAAAGTTATTTGTGGTACAGATGAAggtaaaatttttatatataatcacAAAAATTGTGAATGTATAAATTCcttttatgtatattataatattaatgaaacTATTATATACCCAGCagttattaatattatactaATAACCAAAACATTAGACGAATTAATTTTGGTATGTTCTAAATCACcttattgttatattatgAATCTAAAAGGAAAAATTATTAAGACATATACCAACATAACGGATAATGATATGGATAGTGAAAATTAtgttaattttgtttatGCATGTTTTTctccaaattataaatatgtatattgttTAGGAGAAAATCAGTACTTATATTGTTTCGATTATATAACTACAAAATTAGAAACACAGATTAAATTACATGAAAAAGATGCAATAGGTATTATGCATAATCAGACACAAAACTTCATGGCCTCATGGGCTCTTGACGGATCTCTAAACATAATACAGtaa
- a CDS encoding ATP synthase F1 subunit gamma, translating to MNKMMETGRMAIRAKIFAYNSMIPEIGKRNFASDNLRSLSLRMKSIKSIQKITKAMKMVAASKFKGDQKRLENCKYFSTPLADIFNRLNQLEIHKKNEDLAIIAISSDKGLCGSVNSSISRICKKILENDQIDNELVNNISPNKISIYGIGEKIKSALSRLHSDKFEAVYSEYNKIPINFMTCSYIAESILKKNHTNLLIVYNNFKSAISFDTKILSIFSQKQLNKINKKELATFEFEPELDYIFKDVYEFYFTSIIYNCIIENLASEQSARMTAMDNASSSATDMLGALSLRYNRARQSKITLELIEIISGANAL from the exons ATGAACAAGATGATGGAAACAGGCAGAATGGCTATACGTGCGAAGATTTTCGCTTATAATAGCATGATTCCTGAAATTGGAAAAAGAAATTTTGCTAGTGACAATTTAAGGTCTTTATCCCTTCGTATGAAATCAATTAAGTCGATCCAGAAAATAACAAAAGCTATGAAGATGGTTGCTGCTTCAAAATTTAAAGGAGATCAAAAACGATTAGAAAATTgcaaatatttttcaacTCCATTAGCtgatatatttaatagaTTAAATCAATTGGAAatccataaaaaaaatgaagatttAGCTATAATAGCTATATCATCAGATAAAGGTTTATGTGGTAGTGTAAATTCATCAATATCAAGAATATGTAAAAAGATTTTAGAAAATGATCAAATAGACAATGAACTTGTTAATAACATTTCACCAAATAAAATATCCATATATGGAATAGGCGAAAAAATCAAATCGGCTTTAAGTAGATTACATAGTGATAAATTTGAAGCTGTTTATAGTGAATATAATAAGATACCAATCAATTTTATGACTTGTTCATATATTGCTGaatctatattaaaaaaaaatcatacgAATTTACTTATCgtatataacaattttaaatCTGCTATTTCATTTGATACTAAAATTTTAAGTATTTTTTCCCAAAAACaattaaacaaaattaacaaaaaagaGTTAGCAACTTTCGAATTTGAACCTGAACtcgattatatttttaaggatGTTTACGAGTTTTATTTTACAtccataatatataattgtataattGAAAACCTCGCCTCTGAGCAG TCTGCTAGAATGACAGCAATGGACAATGCATCATCGAGTGCTACGGATATGCTCGGTGCTCTATCCCTACGATATAACAGAGCCAGACAG tCGAAAATCACCCTAGAACTCATTGAAATTATATCTGGTGCCAATGCCTTATAA
- a CDS encoding AP-1 complex subunit mu-1, putative, with the protein MACISAIFIIDLKGKVIISRNYRGEINANLLEVFYNCVIDQEDNLIKPIFHVNGITYCWVAYNNIYILAITKKNSNATLIITFLYKLIQVLKDYFKVLEEESIKDNFVITYELLDEMIDNGFPQLSEVKILREYIKNKAHQLTVKNVKIPSAITNSVSWRNEGIKYKKNEIFLDVVESLNIIISSNGTVLRSEIMGCLKMKSYLSGMPELKLGLNDKLLFNKNLTNFSTLGNNGSNNNLGNNNSNSGIGSSNINAINNNRTKLVELEDIKFHQCVRLSKFENDRTISFIPPDGIFNLMTYRLSTHVKPLFWLDINISKKSLTKIEYIVKAKSQFKNKSIANNVEFHLPVPADVDSPHFQTYIGTVKYYPDKDILLWKIKQFQGQKEYIMNAQFGLPSIVSNENKDIYYKRPVNVKFEIPYFTVSGITVRYLKIIEKSGYQALPWVRYITQNGDYQVRIS; encoded by the coding sequence ATGGCGTGTATTAGTGCGATTTTTATTATCGATTTAAAGGGGAAAGTGATAATAAGCAGAAATTACCGAGGTGAAATAAATGCAAATTTACTTGAAGTTTTTTATAACTGTGTAATAGATCAAGAAGATAATTTAATAAAGCCAATCTTTCATGTAAATGGTATAACATATTGTTGGGTTgcttataataatatatatattttagcaataaccaaaaaaaatagcaatGCAACGTTAATAAttacttttttatataaattaatacaaGTATTAAAAGATTATTTTAAAGTATTAGAAGAAGAAAGTATAAAAGATAATTTTGTCATTACTTATGAACTATTAGATGAAATGATAGATAATGGATTTCCACAATTGAGTGAAGTTAAAATATTAAGAGAATACATAAAAAACAAAGCTCATCAATTAACtgttaaaaatgtaaaaattcCTTCTGCTATAACAAATTCAGTATCTTGGAGAAATGAAGGaatcaaatataaaaaaaatgaaatatttttagatGTTGTTGAAagtttaaatattattatttcatcTAATGGCACTGTTTTACGAAGTGAAATTATGGGttgtttaaaaatgaaatcaTATTTATCTGGAATGCCAGAATTGAAACTTGGTTTAAATGATAAACttttatttaacaaaaacTTGACCAACTTTTCAACTCTTGGCAATAACGgaagtaataataatttgggAAATAACAATTCAAATTCTGGTATTGGTTCAAGTAATATTAAtgcaataaataataatcgAACAAAATTAGTAGAACTAGAAGATATCAAATTTCATCAATGTGTAAGATTAtcaaaatttgaaaatgatCGAACAATTTCTTTTATACCTCCTGATggtatatttaatttaatgaCATACCGATTAAGTACTCATGTAAAACCATTGTTTTGGctagatataaatatatcaaaaaaatctCTCACAAAAATTGAATATATCGTTAAAGCTAAAtcacaatttaaaaataaaagtattgCTAATAATGTGGAATTCCATTTGCCAGTTCCAGCAGATGTTGATTCACCACATTTCCAAACTTATATTGGTACTGTTAAATATTACCCTGataaagatatattattgtGGAAAATTAAACAATTTCAAGGCCAAAAAGAATATATTATGAATGCACAATTTGGTTTACCATCAATTGTATcgaatgaaaataaagatatatattataaacgACCTGTAAATGTTAAGTTTGAAATCCCATATTTTACTGTTTCAGGTATAACTGTACggtatttaaaaattattgaaaaaagtGGTTATCAAGCTTTGCCTTGGGTTAGATATATCACACAAAATGGGGATTATCAAGTTAGAATTTCATAA
- a CDS encoding 26S protease regulatory subunit 7, putative → MEEEPATQSKPLDDEDINILKSYGSGPYSKSIKKVETDITGLVTNINKLCGVRESDTGLCLPNQWDLQLDKQMLNEEQPLQVARCTKIINSDTDQTKYIINVKQIAKFVVGLGEKVAPSDIEEGMRVGVDRTKYKIQILLPPKIDPSVTMMTVEEKPDITYNDIGGCKEQLEKLREVVEMPLLQPERFVTLGIDPPKGVLLYGPPGTGKTLTARAIANRTDACFICVIGSELVQKYVGEGARLVRELFQMAKSKKACILFIDEVDAIGGSRGDESAHGDHEVQRTMLEIVNQLDGFDNRGNIKVIMATNRPDTLDSALVRPGRIDRKIEFSLPDLEGRTHIFKIHANTMNMSRDVRFELLARLCPNSTGSDIRSVCTEAGMFAIRARRKTITEKDLLLAINKVIHGCKQFSATGKYMVYN, encoded by the exons ATGGAAGAAGAACCAGCTACTCAGTCCAAACCATTAGATGATGAGGATATAAACATTTTGAAATCATAT GGTTCGGGACCATATTcaaaaagtataaaaaaagtGGAAACTGATATTACTGGATTGGTTACTAACATTAATAAGCTATGTGGAGTAAGGGAAAGTGATACAGGGCTATGTTTGCCAAATCAATGGGACTTGCAATTAGATAAGCAAATGTTAAATGAAGAACAACCACTACAAGTAGCTAGATGCACAAAGATAATAAATTCTGATACAGatcaaacaaaatatataataaatgtaaaaCAAATAGCAAAATTTGTTGTCGGTTTAGGTGAGAAGGTGGCACCTAGTGATATTGAAGAAGGTATGAGAGTTGGAGTTGATAGAACAAAGTATAAAATTCAAATTTTATTGCCTCCTAAAATAGATCCTAGTGTTACTATGATGACTGTTGAAGAAAAACCAGatataacatataatgaCATTGGTGGATGTAAAGAAcaattagaaaaattaagagaagtTGTTGAAATGCCTTTATTACAACCTGAGAGATTTGTAACTTTAGGTATTGACCCACCTAAGGGTGTTTTACTTTATGGGCCTCCAGGTACCGGTAAAACATTAACAGCTCGAGCTATTGCAAACAGAACAGATGCATGTTTTATTTGTGTTATAGGATCAGAATTAGTTCAAAAATATGTTGGTGAAGGGGCAAGACTTGTTAGAGAATTATTTCAAATGGCTAAATCTAAAAAAGCATGCATTTTATTTATCGATGAAGTAGATGCAATAGGAGGGTCAAGAGGAGATGAAAGTGCCCATGGAGATCATGAAGTTCAAAGAACTATGCTTGAAATAGTAAATCAATTAGATGGTTTTGACAATAGAGGTAATATAAAAGTTATAATGGCAACTAATAGACCAGATACATTAGATAGCGCTTTAGTTCGACCAGGTAGAATTGATAGAAAAATTGAATTTAGTTTACCAGATCTTGAAGGAAGaacacatatttttaaaatacatGCTAATACTATGAACATGAGTAGAGATGTGAGATTTGAACTTTTAGCAAGATTATGCCCTAATAGCACAGGTTCAGATATTAGAAGTGTATGCACAGAGGCAGGAATGTTTGCAATCAGAGCAAGGAGAAAAACAATTACTGAAAAAGATTTATTACTTGCAATCAATAAAGTTATACATGGTTGTAAGCAATTTTCGGCAACTGGGAAATATATGGTGTATAATTAA